Proteins found in one Schistocerca serialis cubense isolate TAMUIC-IGC-003099 chromosome 5, iqSchSeri2.2, whole genome shotgun sequence genomic segment:
- the LOC126482213 gene encoding ankyrin repeat domain-containing protein 65-like, with translation MTPLLRALQARNEATATLLLDAPSRHKRAADRVGMTALHWAARAGLPRLLKRLLEEGGSAWAPDHKGRDALMLALLSDDEETVAAVIGHDGFRQRADNFGKTALHLAATRGHAAIALNLLQHGADTDVRDFLGWTPLACAVYYKADAVVDVLRCYSAEEEPLHHTE, from the coding sequence ATGACGCCTCTGCTGCGGGCGCTGCAAGCCCGTAACGAGGCGACGGCCACGCTGCTGCTGGACGCGCCGAGCCGCCACAAGCGGGCCGCCGACCGCGTGGGTATGACGGCGCTGCACTGGGCGGCGCGCGCCGGCCTGCCGCGGCTGCTCAAGCGCTTGCTGGAGGAGGGCGGCTCGGCGTGGGCGCCCGACCACAAGGGCCGCGACGCGCTCATGCTGGCGCTGCTCAGCGACGACGAGGAGACGGTGGCGGCCGTGATCGGCCACGACGGCTTCCGCCAGCGCGCCGACAACTTCGGCAAGACGGCGCTGCACCTGGCTGCGACGCGCGGCCACGCCGCCATCGCGCTCAACCTGCTGCAGCACGGCGCCGACACCGACGTCAGGGACTTCCTGGGCTGGACCCCGCTGGCGTGCGCCGTCTACTACAAGGCGGACGCCGTCGTCGACGTCCTGCGCTGCTACTCGGCCGAGGAGGAGCCGCTGCACCACACGGAGTAG